AAATAGAAGCGCAGCAAATCACCCGAAATAAATTAAAATGAATAATAATATTTTTCAGTTTAACGAAAAAATAAACCTAAATAATTAAGTGCAAATTAATTATGAAAAAAACCTACCTATTAATACTAGCCTTTTTGCTAACAGCAATTACCTTCGCTAACAAAGGTAAAGACAGTACAACTGTTGCTAAAAAGACCCGTACCTTTAAAACAGAGCCAGCTGCTACGTTATTAAAACCCAACGAGAGCTCTCCTGTAGTTACTAAAATACTACAATCACGCTCGTTTAAAAGTTTGGACACACAAATAGATGCTAATTTTTTTAATCTAGATAACCAAGCTCAAGAATTTACTAAAGAGTATATGGAAAACTTTGTAGTTCGTGACTCTGTAATAAACGAGCAAATGACGGAGGCTATGGGCACTATGGATGCTTTGGAAGAAAATGGCAATTGGATTGAAACATTACTGCCCACAGATTTAGTAGAATTACCAATAGGTATAAAAAAGACAATAGGAGGTGTACAATATATATTAGGAATTAGTAGAGCAACATTTACTCCGGGTTATACAGAGTTGACCGCTTTTATGCGCATTATTATACCACAACAAGGAGGCGATGGTAACCAAAAAGAACTCTTTTTTGGAGCTAATAACGTCCGCTTATCACATTCTGGAGGTTTAATAGGTGAGACTAATTTAGTGTTATTAGGTAATGAGTCTTTTCCTATAAATGGGGGTAATGGTTTGGTGATTTTAAAAGGAGGGATGGACATGAGGACTGGTGATGTTACCAACCGTACCTATGTGACTATAGATTGTGACGGTTTTCAAGAATTAGGTATTGAGGCAGAGGTACAATTTCCTAGACAAATGTTAGTCCCTATTAAAGCAGACAATACAGTAGACGAAAGTATAAATCCACTGACAAGTAAAAAAGTAAAAGTCGCTGGTAATTTTCAAGCCACCGCTTCCGATTGGAATGATATTTTAGTAGAGGTAAACCTTCCTAAATTTTCTGTAGCAAAAAACGGAGCTACTGGTGGTGTAAATAATAGTAAACATATTGATTTTATTTTCGAATTGAATACAGCTATATTTGATTTTAGTGATCTTAGAAATTCTGATCAGATTGTTTGGCCACCAAATTATCAACAAGATTATTTAGTACCTGGAAATCTTGAGCTTTGGCGTGGTGTTTATATCAAATCACTAAGTATTGCGCTGCCAAAACAGTTTAGAAAACGCAATAATAGTAATCGTATAACCTTTGATGCCGCTAATTTACTAATTGATGGTATGGGCGTGTCAGGAGAGTTTTCGGGAGATAATCTGATACCTTTAGATGAAGGTGATGCTTCAAAATGGCAGTTTTCTGTAGATCATATCGAGGCTAATTTTATAGCCAATAATATGACCCTAGCTAAATTTAATGGGGCTGTTGTGTTACCCATTTCTAAAAAGGTTACACCAGAAGATGTTCTTGCACAACAACAACAACAACAACAACAACAACAACAACAGCAACAGCAACAACAGCAACAGCAACAACAAATTAACGCTGCTAGCGAAAATAATAGTATTGAAACACCCCCTGATGCGTTAGCAAATAAAGGCCCAGATATAGCGTTAAGCTACACTGCTACAATAAACCCATTGGATAACGAATATGTATTAACGGCAACAGCAGAGAGACAATTACCCTTTGATGTTTGGGCAGCTACCGCTACGTTAGAACCAAATTCTTACATTAAGTTTACTGTGTCAGATAATAAATTTAAGCCAGAAGCCATGTTACATGGTAACATCGCGATTTTTGCTAATACTAGTGATACACCAGATACTGTTAATGCCGGTGAAGAAAATAGTAGTGCTAATAATGAAACGGCTAATAGTGAGACGACTAATGGTGAGACGATTAATACTGAAAACCCTAGTGTAAAGAAAACTGTAGAATTTAAAGGGGTTACCTTTGAAGGGTTACATCTTACAACAGAATCGCCTTATATTAGTGTTGTCAAATTTGATTATAATGACGAGGTAAAATTACTTAATTTCCCAGTAACAATTTCTGATATAAAATTAACTAGCAACGATATAAATGCAAGCTTAGAGTTTTCTTTAGCAGTTAACTTACAAGAAGCTCAATTTAACGCAGAAACACGCTTGTCTATAGATTGTCGAATGGATGAAGAGGAAGGCGTCCAAAAATGGAAATTTGATGGTATCGATTTTTCAGAAATTTCAATTGAAGCTAATATTAGCGGTACCGAAATTGCTGGTAGTTTAGTCATAATGGAGGATGATCCAACGTATGGTGATGGTTTTAAAGGAGAACTTAGCGCAAAATTTGCTGGGATGGGACCCGAAAAAGTAACAGTGGCCGCCAGTGCTTTATTTGGAAAAACCGATTTTAGATATTGGTATGTAGATGCATTAGCAGGTAACCTTAATGTTTCTGTTAGTCCAACCTTTAAAATTAAAGGCTTTGGAGGTGGTGCATTTTATCGCATGAAAAAAGTGGGCTTTAATTCAAGCCTTGCCCCTTCAAGTTCTGATTATGCTCCAGATTTGGAGTCAGGCTTAGGTATTAAAGCTAATATATTATTTGCTAATGCTGCAAATGAAAAAGCATTTAATGGTAGTGCAGCTTTTGAAATTGATTTTAACAGTAATGGCGGTATGAAAAGAGTTAGCATGTATGGAAATGCATACATTATGGAGGGTTTTGATTTTACTGACTCATTAAGTTTACTTAAAAGTAACTTAGAAGCTGTAGATGGCAATGAAGCAGGCATGTCCCCTGAAGTTTTAGAACTATTAAAATCAAATAATTTATTAGAAATAGCTAAGCAATTATATCCAGATAATGTTACAGGAAAAGAGGGGATTAGTGCTTATGCGGCTTTGGAGTATGATTTTGAATCAAGTACATTACATGGTAATTTTGATTTATATGTTGATGTCGCTGGTGGTCTTTTTAAAGGAGCTTCTTCAGGTAATAGAGCAGGTTGGGCTGTATTGCATTTTGCACCAGAGACGTGGTATGTACATATGGGGACACCAGAACAAAGAATAGGATTAAAAATGGGTATAGGATCTGTAAATATTGAAACGGGCGGTTACTTTATGATGGGAGATTATATGCCTAGAAGTCCATTACCAGATCCGCTTGTTGCTAGTCTTTTAGGATTAACGCAAGAAGATCTTGATTATATGCGTAATGAAAGTTTGTTAACATCAGGTCGTGGTTTAGCCTTTGGAACCAACTTTAGTATGGACACAGGAGATATTACCTTTTTAATATTTTATGCAAGCTTACAAGCAACAGTTGGTTTTGATATTATGGTGACGGATTATGGAGATACAGAATGTGTGGGAAGCGGGCCAATTGGTATTGATGGTTGGTATGCAAACGGACAAGCCTATGCTGGAATACAAGGAGAAATAGGAGTAAATGTAAAATTATTATTTATAAAAAAGAAGGTTCCTATTGTAAGTGCTGGACTAGCAGTATTATTACAAGCTAAATTGCCAAACCCAGTCTGGCTTAGAGGGTATGCTGGAGGACATTTTAATATTTTAGGGGGCTTAGTAAAAGGTAAATTTAGGATGAAGGTAGAGTTTGGTGAAGAATGTGATATGATCAATGGGGGACCTTTAGATGGATTGAAAATTATAGCAGATATACAGCCTGGCGACGGCGCTTCAGAAGTCGATGTTTTTACCATACCACAGGTTGGGTTTAATATGCGTGTAGATTATCCTTTTGAAATTCAGGATGATAATGGTAATTCTAAAATGTATCGTATCCATTTAAAAGAATTTAAAATAACAGATGGAGATAGCGAAATTGCTGGTGCTGTAACCTGGAATAGTAATAATGATTTATTAACTTTTTCATCAGAAGATATTTTACCACCAACCACGCAATTAACTTTAACAGTTAAAGTTAATTTTGAAGAGAAATTAAATGGGGTTTGGAATACGGTTTATGACAATGGTGAAGAAGCTATAGAAGAGGAGGTTCGGGTTTTTACTACAGGTGAGGCACCGGACTATATTCCACTTAATAATATTGCCTATGCATACCCTGTAATTGATCAAAAATACTTTCATAAGGATGAATATAATCAAGCTTATATAAAACTTAAGCAAGGTCAAGACTATTTATTTGAGACAGAAGAAGGGTGGAATCAAATAGCCAATTTTACAACAGAACAATTAAATATTGAAGCAGATTTTAATTACGATGCTAGTGCCAATAAAGTGTACTTAGATTTACCGGTTCTAGAAAATAGTAGCGCTTATAATTTTTCTTTAGTTTCATTACCACCAGAAAATGATGTTAATAATAATATTTCAGAAAGCTTTATTGAACAGAATTTAGGAGTGGATGCAGAAATAGAAGTGAGAGATGTAGAATTAGGAGAAAGTCTTACAAATGCTGAAGCGGTAGAAATGTTACGCTATAAATTTAAAACAAGTGAGTATAGTACGTTTAGCGATAAGATTAATGCTAAAACGATGACACAACCGTTAGTCGAAATTATATATTCAGACGTTCATGCTTTACTTACTAGGCATAATGTTACGGAACCTTTTGAGTCTTTAGAACTTAGTGGGAGTGTTTATACAGAAGCTGAACCTTTAATAACAATTGAAGCTGTTTTAGATGATAATTACTACCAAAATGAAATATTTCCATTAGTATATCAAGGCTATCCTTTAGAAAATCAGTTTACAGTAGATCGTGATATTTCTATTCTAAATCTTCCACCTACAAAAGCAGTGGAAACAGTAACTTGGTATGAGTCTTATTTAGAGAGTGATCCAAATAGTATATTGCTAAAAGAGAGACTGCCATATAGATATAATTTACCATTTTATTATAAACAAGATTTTATAGATATACAGTATAAAGTTGTTAACGCTTATCTCCATGATACAAACTTATACCAAAGTCAAATACAACAATATAATTATATTGTTAATGGTGTGTTCCCATATATTAAACAAGGAAACTATAACACCACTATAAACTATACATTACCTGGAGGGGTAACTGGTAGTAGTGCTAACTATAACTTTAATAAGCCAAATTAAAAATGAAAAAATCAATAATACTAATACTTATATTTTTTGGACTTACTAGTAGTTATTCACAAAGTAATGCTGATTCTATCGCTTTAGAGTTTCCAGAAATAAAAGTAATAGGAAGAGCGCAAAGTAATAAAATACTATTACGTTGGGCGCCAACAACACCTATAGCATGGAAACAGTTAAATACATATGGTTATACAATAGAACGTTATACTATTTCTAGAGATAAAAGCACTTTACTTGAACCTGAAAAAAAGGTATTAACACAAAATATATTACTACCCGAACCATTAGAACAATGGATGTCTATAATAGAAGCTAATGACAATGCAGCTATTGTTGCGCAAGCTTTATATGGTGAAGATTTTAGTGTAACTATGAATAATGACGTAGAAAGTATTGTTGCTATGTCTGAAGATTTACAACAACGTTATACGTTTACCTTGTTTACAGCAGATCAAGATTTTGATATAGCTAAGAAAGCAGCATTAGGATTTGAAGACACCACAGTAAAGGCTAACGAAAAATATGTGTATCGTGTAATATCAAATGTGCCAAGTGCTATAAAAGACATTAAATATGGAGGTGTTTTTGTTGGTATTACAGATTTTGAGAGCTTACCAAAACCATTAGATTTAGTCTCTGATTATAAGGATGCTAATGTGATTTTAAGTTGGAATTTTAAAATTTTTGAAACCACTTATAATAATTATAATATAGAACGGTCATCAGGTAATGATGAATTTATAAAAATTAACCCAAGACCTTACACTATTTTAAATCAATCTAATCGAAATGGAAAATCAGACCGAATTTTTTATATCGATTCTATATCAAATAATAAACAGTACAAATATCGTGTACAAGGTATTACAACTTTTGGCGAATTAGGGCCTTATTCAGAAATTGTGTTGGGTGAAGGGAAGTCTCTTTTAAAAGAGGTGCCCCATCTTACAATTAAAAATATAATAGATGAAAACAATGTTGAATTAACTTTTGAATTTCCTGAAGATGCAAACAAAGAAATTAAAGGCTTTGAATTAAACAGATCAAACGGGGAAGGAGAAACTCTAGAAATAGTCGTTAAAAATATACCACCAAAAAATAGAACAGTGGTTTATGATAAACTGAAAGCGTCTAACTATTTTACAATAGCAGCGGTTGGAAAAAATGGAGATAAGCGTACTTCTTTTCCTATGTTAGTGCAGCCGGAAGATTCTATTCCACCAAAAAAACCAATAGGTTTAACAGGTACTGTTGATAGCTTGGGTGTTGTTTCTTTAAGTTGGAGTAAAAATACAGAGTCAGATTTATTAGGTTATCGTGTTTATCGAGGAAATATTGAAAAAGAAGAATTTAGTCAACTAACAGTTAATCCGCAAAAAGCAAATATGTTTACTGATACAATTACGGTTAGAAACCTTAATAGCAAAGTGTTTTATCAGGTTATCTCAACAGATATCAGATATAATATGTCTATACCTTCAGATATACTGGCTTTAAAAAAACCAGATTTTATTCCGCCTTCTTCTCCTGTTTTCAAAGATTATGAGTTCACGGATGAACAAATAGATTTAAATTGGGCAAAAAGTTCGAGTGAGGATGTTGTAAAGCAGCTACTATATCGTAAAACGAACAAAGCTAAAGAGTGGGATTTGATTTTAGAAACCGAAGAACCATTAGAAACCTATACCGATACTGATATTACAGTAGGAAAGATGTATAGTTATACTATTTTGGCGATTGATGATAGTGGGTTAGAGTCTATTCCGTCACCTTCAATTTCAATAGTTATTCCAAAAACAAAAGTTAATACTCAAATTAAGGGTTTTTACGCGCACGTAGATAAAATAAATAAAGCTGTTTTATTGTCATGGCGATATAAAGAAGACGGTATTGCAGAATATGAAATCTACAAATCAAAAAAAGGAGAGAAACTAAGGTTGCTCAGGATGGTACCAACTGACTCTAAACGGCTTTACGATTATGATTTAAAAATCAATACGGAGTACCAGTATGCCATTCGTGCTGTATTTAAAGATGGACGAATGTCTAAATTAGTAATTAAAAAAGTGAAATATTAATGAAAAAAGTAGCAATTATAATAATTTTACTATTGTCATGCACTATGTGTGTTGGACAATACAAATATAAATTGGAATCTGATATTCAAATAAATCCTGCATTTTTCAATCAGTATACTATAAATGCAAATATTACGGATATAGATTTTGCTTATAGCAGTTTTAACGACACGCAAACTACTTCTTTTTTATCAATGACCTTAGTAAGATCTATACAGGGGTCTACGGATTATTCTTACCAAGTAAAAAATAGTATTCTCGAATATCAAACTGAAATAAGAGAAATTGTTATAGAAAGGCGCAGTGCTAACTCACCATACTCACCACTAGCTAGAAATTATTCTACATCTGTTTACAACAATTGTATTAGTTCATTATATACTGGTAGTGGTAACCCTTACTCATTAACTATAAATTATTTTCGTTTAGCAAGAATATTCACTTTATTAGAGCTAAATAACTTTTCAGGAACAGATAATGAAATAAAGGAGTGTGAACCTAAAGTATTACAAACATTTTCTTGTGGAAATATAACAAGTTATTCTGTTAAATATGCATTAGATGATAATATAACAAAAGAACTTTTACCTTATGGTAATCATGGAAACTCAGTAATAATAGATAGAAATGGTATAACTGGAGCTGATAGCAGTAATACTATTAAAGTATGGCTACAATATACCTTTAACAATGCTGATATTTCAGATGTTTTAACATATAATTTCAAAAATTGTTCTCCATTAATTAACTCGGATTCATCAATAGATACATCTTGTTTTAATACTAATGACGGCAGTTTTACTGTAACATTTGATAGAGAATTAAAACCAAATGAAAAATTAACAACAGTAACTCTATATCGTATTATTAACAACACCGATTATGTATTGGAAGATACTTTAATAGACCAAGTATATACAGACATGACATACACATGGCCCAACCCTTTGCCAGCAGGTCAATACCGCTTAGTATATCAATCTGGAGGAGACAACTCTCCAGTAGAGTATTTTCCAATAATTATTAATGCTCCTACACCAGTAACCTTTACAGCAACTTGGACACCAGAGGTAGATTGCTTTGGGGATAATACAGGAAGTATAAATATTGGAGCTTCGGGAGGTACCGGTAATTATGAATATAGTTTAGACGATGGTAATAATTGGAGTTCTTTTTCAAGTATTAGTACACATTTAGAAAGTAATTTAGTGGCTAGCACCTATCAATTAAAAGTAAGAGACTCCAATGGATGTGTCGCTCAACAATAGAAAAATGAAAAGAAATTATTTTATAACATTGCTAATATTGACATTTTGTATGATGCCATTGTGTGCTCAGAATAAATTATATGTTATTTCAGAAAAAGCTACTCTTCCTGATTTAGTTAATCTTTGTGATGATATTTATCCCTATAATGGAGGATCAAATATTTTTCTAAATTATACTTATTCATACCCTGATGGAGTATATTCTATTGTGGATTCATCTATACCGGTATCATTAATTATTGGTTGTTCAATTGCTTATGATTCTTGTCCCCCCGGAACGAATTGTGGAGGTACTTTATGTTGTCAAGAAGGAGGCAGTAGAAGCTTACTTGATTATGATTTAGAATTGTCGGAACAAATAATTATTAATGAAGGCTCGACTGTTTCATGTGGTGGTTTTCGTTCTGCTGATCCTGAGTTGCAATATTATGCTCTACTTGTGCCTTTAAATAGTCAACTACAAAGAAACATAACGCCTTGTTCTAAAGATGCTCTTTTTGAGATGTATAACGGTCAGGTTAATACAATAAACAATATTTCTTGGCAATATTATGATATTAATAATGAATGGGTAGATATTCCGAATTTTCAAAATCAGTATCCATTGGTTGCTAGTGTTGAAGATATATTCGGAACAAACTATTCTAGTTTTTTTAGTGATAATCTTCAATTACAATATAAGATATCTACTAGTTTTTCGAGTACAGTTTATTTTTCAGAAATAGAAACATTTTCTATTGCACCGTGCACACCAGAAATATCATCTGTACCTACGATATCAACTTCTTGTTCAAATATTTCAGACGGTAATTTTTCAATACTATTTGAAAGACCATTAGAAGATGGTGAAACATTAAGTTTTTTTTTACATAAAGGTAGTCCAGCAGGTCCTGTTTATAATGAATTGGAACAAAGTTTTATAGGTAATAGTTATACCTGGCCAGATCATTTATTAGAAGCGAATGATTATTATTTGTATTATCAAACAGATCCTAATGGTAGTCTTAAGAATTATGGTCCAATAACAATTAATTCACCTACACCAGTAACTTTTATAGCAACTTGGATTTCAGATGTAGATTGCTATGGTGATAATACAGGTAGTATTACTATTAATGCTAGTGGAGGCCAAGGAAATTATCAATATAGTATAAATGACGGTCTGGATTGGTTTTCTTTTTCGAATGCTACATTCCATACAGTTACCAATTTATTAGCAACAACTTATCGGGTAAAAGTCAAAGATTCAAATGGTTGTATTGCTCAACAATAAAAAATAGACATGAAAAAAATTATTATAACTTTAACAATATTATTGCCGTTTTTGTCTTTATCCCAAGATAAAGTGATTGCATTAACTATTAATCAGCCTAACGCTGCTCTTTCTATTTCTGGTACAGCAACTCCAACAACAGGGTTTGGTTTAGCAACAGGATCTATTAACATAAATGTTTCTGGAGGAACATCAGGATATACTTATGCCTGGAGTAATGGTGTAACGACACAAGATATCTCTGGTTTATCGGCAGGATTCTATTCTGTAGTTGTAACAGATGCAAACAGCTGTACAGAAACATTCTCAGGGACAGTAACGCAACCTGCAATATTAAGTGTAAATATTACTAATCCAAATGGAATTAGTTGTAATACAGGAAGTAATGGCGGTTTATTAGCAGTGGCTAGTGGAGGTATATCAAGTTATAGTTTTCAATGGGCAAAATTTATTAGTGGTAGTTATCTAAACATAGGAGTAGGACCAACTTTAAATTCTCAATCTGCAGGACTATATAGGGTAATTGTTACAGATGGTAATAATATTACTGCTCAAGATACCTTTACATTGGATGATCCGCCACAACTCGTTGTAAATTTTACGCAAATTAATGTCGAGTGTTTTGGTGCTCAAACCGGAAGTATTGATCTAACAATAACTGGAGGAACCGGTGATTATACAGTAGATTGGCTTGATTTAGTTGGGGATAGCAACCCTGTAGATAGAACAAGTGTTTTAGCTGGTACCTATGCTTATTCTATTAGTGATGCTAGTGGTTGTACAGTTGATAATTATTCAACTCCAATTAGTATAACTCAGCCTATAGCTCCTCTAGTTATAACACCTGTAACCGATGGTATCCAAAACCCTACTTTTTCTGGTGCTACAGATGGTTCAATTGATATCAATGTTACAGGAGGCTCTTCTGGATATACGTACTCTTGGAGTAATGGAGTTACAACCCAAGACCTTACTGGACTATCTAATGGCACATATATACTAACAGTAACCGATGCTGAAGGTTGTATGGATACAGAGACCTTTATTTTAACTGATCCATTGCCTTTTAGTGTGTCTATAAATACAACACAAACAATAGGTTGTAATAATGAAAAAGGAACTTTACAAGCTTCTGCAGCTGGAGGTGTTCCAAATCCAAATCCAAATCCAGATCTATTTTATAATTATGCTTGGTTTAATATTACTAGTGGTACACCGGTTTCAATAGGAATTACTACGGCTACAGCATCTAATTTAATAGCTGGTGATTATAGAGTTATCGCTACAGATTATAATGGAAATACATCTAGTGCAGATCAGTCTTTAACAGAGCCGACAGCATTAATTTTTTCAGCTTCTTCAAGCTCTAATACTTTATGTTTTGGAGGGAATGATGGTTCAGCAAGTGTTTCAGTTTCTGGTGGAACTGGCAGTTACACTTATGTATGGACAAAAACAGGAGATACTAGTTATTCAGCTTCTACTTCATCTATAAGTACTTTAACATCTGGTGAATATAACCTAGCGGTTACAGATGCTAATGCATGTACAATTAATACCTCCTTTATAATAACCCAACCTGCTTCAGAAATGGCAATTTCATTAGTTAATCAAACAAATGTATTAATTAATGGTCAAAGTACAGGAGCTATAGATATTAATGTATTTGGAGGAACACCATCGTACACTTACACTTGGTCAAAAACAGGAGATGTTAGTTTTAGTGAAACGACTCAAGATCTTATTAACATAAATGCTGGAGAATATATTGTTGTCGTAAAGGATAGTAATTCTTCTAGCTTATCTAATGGTGGCTGTATAGCGACTCAAACGTTTATAGTCACAGAGACAGCAGCTTTAAATGTTTCCGCTGTAATTAGTAATTATTTAAATTGTTTTGGAGATACAGATGGTCAATTAACGGCATCAATTTCGGGAGGTATAGGGCCATTTTCTTATTCGTGGTTTAAAATTATAGCGACAATACCAACAGATTTAGGACAATCTACAAATATAATTAATGGGCTGTCTGCAGGGGATTATCAAGTTCAAGTTACTGATACTTATGGAGCTGTTGATACTGTTACAATAACCATATCAAATCCTATAAAACTAATAGCTAGTTTAGCTTCAACTACAAATGTAAGTTGTTTTGAGGGGACCAATGGAAGTATCGATATTGATGTCTCTGGTGGGACAGGCAGTTATACTTATTCTTGGTCTGATTTAAATGGAGCTTTAGATAATAGTACACAAGATTTGGTTGGTTTAACAGCTGGTAGTTATAATGTTTCCATTCACGATGATAATAGTTGTTCAGTGTCTTTGATGTCTATTCTCATTGCGCAACCTGTTATTGGTGTGAGTGTTAGCTCAAGTCCCATTATTACAGATGCTTCTGGAAGTAGTTTAACAAATGGAAGTGTCGAAGTTGCGGTAACAGGGGGAACCGGTCCATATACATACCTTTGGACAGATGCTTTAAATACCACTTTACCATCGACTACAAATGTTTTAAGTAATGTCGGTGCTGGTAGTTATTTTTTAACGGTTACAGATTTTAATGGCTGTATATTATCCCCTATTGAATATGTAGTAGGGGTTTTATTAGTTTCAATTTCCAATCCAGTAAACAACATCGCTTGTTTTGGAGGAACAGGTACTTTAATAGCTTCTGTTTCTGGAGGTATTGGATCTTATACTTATAACTGGTATAATGTTTTTGATAGTACAACACCCCTTTCAACTACAAATACATTAACAACTATTGCAGGTGAGTATACTTTAGAGGTTACTGATGGTAATGGTATTGTAAATAGTCAAAATATTTTGTTAAATGAACCTCCAGAACTAGTAGTAACCTTTACTCAAACTAATGTCCTTTGTAATGGAGGGGATACGGGAAGTATAGATCTTTCTGTTACAGGAGGAACAGGAAGTTATACCTATAATTGGTCAAATACAGCAACTACTCAAGATATCTCAGATTTAATTTCAGGTACGTATTCTGT
This portion of the Olleya sp. Bg11-27 genome encodes:
- a CDS encoding fibronectin type III domain-containing protein, with the protein product MKKSIILILIFFGLTSSYSQSNADSIALEFPEIKVIGRAQSNKILLRWAPTTPIAWKQLNTYGYTIERYTISRDKSTLLEPEKKVLTQNILLPEPLEQWMSIIEANDNAAIVAQALYGEDFSVTMNNDVESIVAMSEDLQQRYTFTLFTADQDFDIAKKAALGFEDTTVKANEKYVYRVISNVPSAIKDIKYGGVFVGITDFESLPKPLDLVSDYKDANVILSWNFKIFETTYNNYNIERSSGNDEFIKINPRPYTILNQSNRNGKSDRIFYIDSISNNKQYKYRVQGITTFGELGPYSEIVLGEGKSLLKEVPHLTIKNIIDENNVELTFEFPEDANKEIKGFELNRSNGEGETLEIVVKNIPPKNRTVVYDKLKASNYFTIAAVGKNGDKRTSFPMLVQPEDSIPPKKPIGLTGTVDSLGVVSLSWSKNTESDLLGYRVYRGNIEKEEFSQLTVNPQKANMFTDTITVRNLNSKVFYQVISTDIRYNMSIPSDILALKKPDFIPPSSPVFKDYEFTDEQIDLNWAKSSSEDVVKQLLYRKTNKAKEWDLILETEEPLETYTDTDITVGKMYSYTILAIDDSGLESIPSPSISIVIPKTKVNTQIKGFYAHVDKINKAVLLSWRYKEDGIAEYEIYKSKKGEKLRLLRMVPTDSKRLYDYDLKINTEYQYAIRAVFKDGRMSKLVIKKVKY
- a CDS encoding SprB repeat-containing protein, translated to MKKVAIIIILLLSCTMCVGQYKYKLESDIQINPAFFNQYTINANITDIDFAYSSFNDTQTTSFLSMTLVRSIQGSTDYSYQVKNSILEYQTEIREIVIERRSANSPYSPLARNYSTSVYNNCISSLYTGSGNPYSLTINYFRLARIFTLLELNNFSGTDNEIKECEPKVLQTFSCGNITSYSVKYALDDNITKELLPYGNHGNSVIIDRNGITGADSSNTIKVWLQYTFNNADISDVLTYNFKNCSPLINSDSSIDTSCFNTNDGSFTVTFDRELKPNEKLTTVTLYRIINNTDYVLEDTLIDQVYTDMTYTWPNPLPAGQYRLVYQSGGDNSPVEYFPIIINAPTPVTFTATWTPEVDCFGDNTGSINIGASGGTGNYEYSLDDGNNWSSFSSISTHLESNLVASTYQLKVRDSNGCVAQQ
- a CDS encoding SprB repeat-containing protein, which encodes MKRNYFITLLILTFCMMPLCAQNKLYVISEKATLPDLVNLCDDIYPYNGGSNIFLNYTYSYPDGVYSIVDSSIPVSLIIGCSIAYDSCPPGTNCGGTLCCQEGGSRSLLDYDLELSEQIIINEGSTVSCGGFRSADPELQYYALLVPLNSQLQRNITPCSKDALFEMYNGQVNTINNISWQYYDINNEWVDIPNFQNQYPLVASVEDIFGTNYSSFFSDNLQLQYKISTSFSSTVYFSEIETFSIAPCTPEISSVPTISTSCSNISDGNFSILFERPLEDGETLSFFLHKGSPAGPVYNELEQSFIGNSYTWPDHLLEANDYYLYYQTDPNGSLKNYGPITINSPTPVTFIATWISDVDCYGDNTGSITINASGGQGNYQYSINDGLDWFSFSNATFHTVTNLLATTYRVKVKDSNGCIAQQ